Proteins encoded by one window of Orbaceae bacterium BiB:
- a CDS encoding DUF413 domain-containing protein yields MAESFISQQRFFDNKNYPRGFSRHGDFTIKESQLLEKHGVAFKELDNETRKPVTPEEKAFVAVCRGKAPASNEYEKVWLKYITCVNKAKKFHTLSGGKPQLDITDDFVDNDD; encoded by the coding sequence ATGGCAGAAAGCTTTATTTCACAACAACGTTTTTTTGATAATAAAAATTATCCTAGAGGGTTTTCACGTCATGGAGATTTTACTATTAAAGAATCTCAGCTTTTAGAAAAACATGGCGTAGCATTCAAAGAATTAGATAACGAAACTCGTAAACCAGTAACACCTGAAGAGAAAGCATTCGTTGCAGTTTGCCGTGGTAAAGCACCAGCTTCAAATGAATACGAAAAGGTATGGTTAAAATATATCACTTGTGTAAATAAGGCTAAGAAATTTCACACCTTATCTGGTGGTAAACCACAGCTAGATATTACTGATGATTTTGTTGATAATGATGACTAA
- a CDS encoding YifB family Mg chelatase-like AAA ATPase — MSLFTIYTRACIGIQAPKIDVEIHISNGMPSFTLVGLPEASVKEAKDRVRSALINSGFNFPSKKITINLSPADLPKEGSRFDLPIAIAILAATEQINVTTLHNYEFLGELALSGEIRSVKGAIPAAISAQDSGRQLILSIENRTEIALINNNNTLTCHNLIEISQHFSEQLVISPVTYQIPNEVDFMTSDLKDVIGQEHAKRVLEISAAGGHNLLLIGPPGTGKTMLATRLADLLPELTDKESLETAAITSLANQTCHIKNWRRRPFRAPHHSASTAALVGGGTIPKPGEISLAHNGILFLDELPEFNRKVLDALREPLESGEIVISRANAKITFPAKVQLIAAMNPSPTGHYQGIHNRTPTQQVIRYLNRLSGPFLDRFDLSIEVPLLPKGSLSQNKPTGESSKEIRLRIIKARNRQIERCKKINSALSTKEINKYCKLSDEDNLFLEQALIKLGLSVRAWHRILKVSRTIADLEDRRDIERKHLTEALSYRSMDKLLIQLHKNIG; from the coding sequence ATGTCACTTTTTACGATTTATACTCGGGCATGTATTGGTATACAAGCGCCCAAAATTGATGTTGAGATTCATATTAGTAATGGTATGCCTAGTTTTACTTTAGTTGGTCTACCTGAAGCCTCTGTGAAAGAAGCAAAAGATCGCGTAAGAAGTGCATTAATTAATAGTGGTTTTAACTTTCCATCAAAAAAAATCACCATTAATCTTTCTCCAGCGGATCTGCCTAAAGAAGGTAGCCGTTTTGATTTACCAATCGCAATTGCAATACTTGCTGCCACCGAACAAATTAACGTAACAACATTACACAATTATGAATTTTTAGGTGAACTGGCTCTATCTGGTGAGATTCGTTCAGTAAAAGGGGCGATTCCTGCAGCTATCTCAGCTCAGGACAGTGGTAGGCAATTAATCTTATCTATCGAAAATAGAACAGAGATAGCTTTAATAAATAATAATAACACCCTAACTTGTCATAATTTAATTGAAATTAGTCAGCATTTTTCAGAACAGTTAGTAATCTCGCCCGTCACTTATCAAATACCTAATGAAGTCGATTTTATGACGAGTGATCTCAAAGACGTTATTGGTCAAGAGCATGCAAAACGCGTATTAGAAATATCGGCAGCTGGCGGTCATAATTTGTTGCTAATTGGCCCACCAGGTACAGGAAAGACAATGTTGGCAACAAGACTTGCGGATCTATTACCAGAATTAACAGATAAAGAATCACTAGAAACAGCGGCGATAACCAGTCTTGCTAATCAAACCTGTCACATTAAAAACTGGCGTAGACGTCCATTTAGGGCACCACACCATAGCGCATCAACGGCGGCTTTAGTCGGGGGAGGAACAATACCGAAACCAGGAGAAATATCATTGGCACATAATGGCATTCTTTTTTTAGATGAGCTACCTGAATTTAATCGTAAAGTTCTCGATGCATTAAGAGAACCACTCGAATCAGGAGAAATTGTTATCTCAAGGGCAAATGCCAAAATTACATTTCCCGCTAAAGTCCAATTAATCGCAGCAATGAATCCGAGTCCAACAGGACACTATCAAGGTATTCATAATCGTACTCCTACACAACAAGTTATTCGTTACCTAAATCGACTATCAGGACCATTTTTAGACCGATTTGATCTCTCGATTGAAGTGCCTTTACTACCGAAAGGATCGCTAAGTCAAAATAAACCCACTGGTGAATCAAGTAAAGAGATTAGACTGCGGATAATCAAAGCCAGAAATAGACAAATAGAACGGTGTAAAAAAATTAATAGTGCACTATCGACTAAAGAGATCAATAAATATTGTAAATTAAGTGATGAAGATAATCTATTTCTAGAACAAGCACTAATCAAATTGGGATTATCAGTAAGAGCGTGGCATCGAATCTTAAAAGTATCGAGAACAATTGCTGATTTAGAAGATAGAAGAGATATAGAACGAAAGCATCTCACTGAGGCGTTAAGCTATCGTTCTATGGATAAATTACTAATACAGTTACATAAAAATATCGGTTAA
- the znuB gene encoding zinc ABC transporter permease subunit ZnuB has protein sequence MFELLLPPLIVGIALSFITGPLGSFVVWRKMSYFGDTLSHAALLGIAIGFLLNINPFYAVIFITLILAISLVYLESQQKIAIDTLLGILAHSSLSLGVVVISLMKNIRVDLMGYLFGDLLSITFMDVYLMVGGILIVGIILFFNWNRFLFVTVSEELAFSDGINIVRTKLLLTLVLALTIGLSMKFVGALIITSLLIIPAATARFYAKTPEQMAMIAILVGTLSIIGGLIFSAYYDTPTGPSVVIVNALLFIISLMIVKVTKIQLN, from the coding sequence ATGTTTGAATTATTATTGCCTCCACTCATTGTTGGAATAGCACTATCATTTATTACCGGTCCATTAGGATCATTTGTAGTATGGCGAAAAATGTCATATTTCGGTGATACACTTTCACATGCAGCATTACTTGGAATTGCGATTGGTTTTTTACTCAACATAAATCCTTTCTACGCAGTTATATTTATAACCTTAATATTAGCCATTTCATTAGTTTATCTAGAATCGCAGCAAAAAATAGCTATCGATACTCTTTTAGGCATCCTAGCTCATAGCTCGTTGTCATTAGGTGTTGTCGTGATTAGTTTAATGAAAAATATTCGTGTGGATTTGATGGGATATCTGTTTGGTGATTTATTATCAATCACATTTATGGATGTTTATTTAATGGTTGGTGGAATATTGATAGTCGGTATCATCTTATTTTTTAATTGGAATCGATTTCTATTTGTTACTGTCAGTGAAGAACTGGCCTTTAGTGACGGTATAAATATTGTAAGAACTAAACTGTTATTAACTCTCGTTTTAGCCCTCACAATCGGCTTATCAATGAAATTTGTAGGGGCATTAATCATAACATCTTTACTAATTATCCCTGCGGCAACGGCTCGTTTTTATGCAAAAACGCCGGAGCAAATGGCTATGATTGCAATCTTAGTAGGAACACTATCCATAATTGGAGGACTCATATTTTCAGCTTATTATGATACGCCTACGGGACCATCAGTAGTAATTGTGAATGCACTACTCTTTATTATTTCATTGATGATAGTTAAAGTGACTAAAATTCAGCTCAATTAA
- the znuC gene encoding zinc ABC transporter ATP-binding protein ZnuC: MQPLIFTQNVCVEFNHQVILKDISFSIEMGKIVTLLGPNGAGKSTLVKLVLGLLKPTKGTITRKPNLTIGYVPQKLKLDPTLPLTVKRFMQLNKQITDKDIENILHRVNASQLINKTMHQLSGGETQRVLLAQALIKKPELLILDEPTQGVDVNGQIGLYNLIANAKNEFNCAVLMVSHDLHLVMAKTDIVICLNKHICCEGTPSLISSDPEFISLFGRNAVDQLAVYRHHHQKQHAAAHHYHGRIQLPNFGTIKNV, from the coding sequence ATGCAGCCGCTCATTTTTACTCAAAATGTCTGTGTCGAATTTAATCACCAAGTGATATTAAAGGATATCTCTTTTTCAATAGAGATGGGCAAAATTGTCACGCTATTAGGCCCCAATGGAGCGGGTAAATCAACACTCGTAAAGCTAGTATTGGGCCTATTGAAACCGACTAAAGGTACTATTACACGCAAACCTAATTTAACAATTGGCTATGTACCACAAAAACTAAAACTTGATCCGACGTTACCTTTAACCGTTAAACGTTTTATGCAGTTGAATAAACAAATAACAGATAAAGATATCGAAAATATATTACATAGAGTAAATGCATCTCAGTTAATCAATAAAACAATGCACCAATTATCTGGTGGAGAGACGCAACGCGTCCTTTTAGCACAAGCATTAATTAAAAAGCCTGAGCTATTAATACTTGACGAACCAACTCAAGGTGTCGATGTTAATGGTCAAATCGGACTATATAATTTGATTGCTAATGCCAAAAATGAGTTTAACTGTGCTGTTTTAATGGTTTCACATGATTTACATCTAGTAATGGCAAAAACAGATATTGTTATTTGCTTAAATAAACATATCTGTTGTGAGGGAACACCGTCACTGATCTCTTCAGATCCAGAATTTATCTCACTATTCGGCCGTAATGCAGTAGACCAACTTGCTGTTTATAGACATCACCATCAAAAACAACACGCTGCTGCGCATCATTATCACGGTAGGATTCAACTACCTAACTTTGGAACAATAAAAAATGTTTGA
- the znuA gene encoding zinc ABC transporter substrate-binding protein ZnuA, with translation MVRYNLIIKFTLSFIFLTILPISFVQATVLTSIKPVGFITAAIADGVTDTEVLLPDGASPHTYALKPSDLVKVKSADLVIWVGDDLETFLLKLLRSVDDNKQIELADNPQIIALLQSNHKHEDDHDHDHDHDHDHDHDHDHGQFDMHIWLSPKIAAVTAGIIHDKLIEIYPEKADIINKNLEKFIQQLKETEQIIAKKLNSVQNSGYFVFHDGYGYFESEFNLNNLGSFTINPAIQPGIKKAYEIQNELKNKNAVCIFREPQFSPAIINKLVDGTNVKVGELDPLGMNIELSKDAYSQFLLVITEQFVDCLQ, from the coding sequence ATGGTTAGATACAATTTAATAATAAAATTTACGTTGTCGTTTATTTTTTTAACAATATTACCAATATCTTTTGTACAGGCGACTGTACTTACCTCTATCAAGCCTGTTGGGTTTATTACAGCCGCGATTGCGGATGGTGTAACAGATACTGAAGTATTATTACCCGATGGAGCGTCTCCTCACACTTATGCTTTAAAACCTTCTGATTTAGTTAAAGTTAAATCTGCTGATTTAGTTATATGGGTTGGTGATGATTTAGAAACATTTTTACTAAAATTACTACGTAGTGTTGATGATAATAAACAAATAGAATTAGCTGATAATCCTCAAATTATTGCATTATTACAAAGTAATCATAAACATGAAGATGACCACGACCACGACCACGACCACGACCACGACCACGACCACGATCATGACCACGGTCAATTTGACATGCATATTTGGTTATCACCAAAAATTGCAGCCGTTACCGCGGGGATTATTCATGACAAATTGATTGAAATTTATCCAGAAAAAGCCGATATTATCAATAAAAATTTAGAAAAATTTATACAGCAATTAAAAGAAACTGAACAAATTATTGCAAAAAAGCTCAATAGCGTACAAAATAGCGGGTATTTTGTATTTCACGATGGCTATGGTTACTTTGAAAGTGAGTTCAATTTAAACAATTTAGGTAGCTTTACTATCAATCCAGCAATCCAACCTGGAATAAAAAAAGCTTATGAAATTCAAAACGAATTAAAAAATAAAAATGCAGTTTGTATTTTTAGAGAGCCGCAATTTAGTCCCGCGATTATCAATAAACTTGTTGATGGCACCAATGTGAAGGTGGGAGAACTTGATCCATTAGGGATGAATATTGAGCTATCTAAAGATGCTTATTCTCAATTTTTATTAGTGATCACCGAACAATTTGTAGATTGTTTACAATAA
- the mepM gene encoding murein DD-endopeptidase MepM — MQQTEPSNTVRKEIKSQYFTLLGVLIIILIFYFLWRPLNPERTAYIPLNQQVQTTVLENVVVGNASIEIVEDSSVTDANEVVESSDQPEDEIVKDEIDQVIDQDDNTVQYTVSRGDTLYGIMMRYGVNRSDIYLLTDQYKQLANLRIGQQISWNTDAEHNLTSFTWIISSNNVRIYERSGDKFAERIETREGIWKPFNISGEIGSNFVVDAKNLGLTSSEIATITKALQWQFDFRRLQKGDKFSVLFSREMFDNKHENSQLLAVRIKNGSKDYYAILADDGLYYDMNGGSLSQSFLRYPLVKQARISSGFNPRRLNPVTKKVTPHNGVDFAVSRGTPVLSVGEGEVVIAKYSGSAGNFIAIRHGRQYTTKYMHLDKILVKPGQQVKKGDQIALSGNTGRSTGPHLHYELHIDGKPVNPLTANLPVSEGLTGKSKTTFLEQFKEIKPKLQFSSEKKPDTASDVVANNVTK, encoded by the coding sequence GTGCAACAGACAGAACCATCTAATACAGTCCGTAAGGAAATAAAATCCCAATACTTTACCTTATTAGGTGTTTTGATTATCATTTTGATATTTTATTTTTTATGGCGCCCCCTGAATCCTGAACGTACGGCTTATATTCCGCTTAATCAGCAAGTACAAACAACGGTACTGGAAAATGTTGTAGTCGGAAATGCTTCAATTGAAATTGTTGAAGATAGCAGTGTTACAGATGCGAATGAGGTCGTCGAATCATCGGATCAACCTGAAGATGAAATTGTTAAAGATGAAATCGATCAGGTTATCGATCAAGATGATAATACCGTACAATATACTGTTAGTCGTGGGGATACACTATATGGCATTATGATGCGATATGGTGTAAACCGCTCAGATATTTATCTTCTTACCGATCAATATAAACAACTTGCCAATCTCCGTATTGGACAACAAATTAGTTGGAATACCGATGCTGAGCATAATTTAACAAGTTTTACTTGGATTATTTCTAGTAATAACGTCCGTATTTATGAGCGTAGCGGTGATAAATTTGCCGAGCGAATTGAAACTCGCGAAGGTATCTGGAAACCCTTTAATATCAGTGGTGAAATTGGTTCTAATTTTGTTGTTGATGCTAAAAACTTAGGTTTGACTAGCAGTGAAATTGCGACCATCACCAAAGCATTACAGTGGCAATTTGACTTCAGACGCTTACAAAAAGGTGATAAGTTCTCTGTTCTATTTTCTCGTGAAATGTTTGATAATAAACATGAAAATAGCCAATTATTAGCGGTTAGAATCAAAAATGGTAGCAAAGATTATTATGCGATTCTTGCTGATGATGGTCTCTATTATGATATGAATGGGGGGAGTTTATCGCAAAGCTTTTTACGTTATCCATTGGTTAAGCAAGCGAGAATATCATCAGGTTTTAATCCAAGACGTTTAAATCCAGTTACTAAAAAAGTGACACCACATAATGGCGTTGATTTTGCGGTATCAAGAGGAACCCCAGTACTATCAGTTGGTGAAGGGGAAGTCGTTATTGCAAAATATAGTGGATCTGCGGGTAATTTTATCGCGATTCGTCATGGTCGGCAGTATACAACTAAATATATGCATTTAGATAAAATTTTAGTTAAACCAGGTCAGCAAGTTAAAAAAGGTGACCAAATAGCATTATCTGGTAATACTGGGCGATCTACGGGACCGCATTTACATTATGAATTGCATATTGATGGTAAACCAGTCAATCCATTAACTGCGAATTTACCTGTTTCAGAAGGTCTTACCGGTAAATCAAAAACGACCTTTTTGGAACAGTTTAAAGAAATTAAACCAAAATTACAGTTTTCATCTGAAAAGAAACCTGATACTGCAAGTGACGTAGTTGCAAATAACGTTACAAAATAA
- the sfsA gene encoding DNA/RNA nuclease SfsA yields MFFSSQLQCGTLIKRYKRFLADIMLLDGSIITIHCANTGAMTGCANMGDRVWYSTSNNPKRKIPYSWELTETHDEYWICVNTHKANQIVKNSIEQHQIKELLNYEQIQSEIKYGNENSRIDLRLIDAKNNMCYVEIKSVTLFNPINQFGYFPDSVTTRGQKHLRELIWVAKQGKRAIVFFLVLHSGIKQFSPAIHIDPLYAKLLQEAQENGVEILCYNTNISTTTITCNQPISIIL; encoded by the coding sequence ATGTTTTTTTCCTCTCAGCTACAATGTGGCACATTAATCAAACGCTATAAACGTTTTCTAGCTGATATTATGCTATTAGATGGTAGTATTATTACGATTCATTGTGCCAATACTGGCGCAATGACGGGTTGTGCGAATATGGGTGATCGAGTTTGGTATTCAACATCTAATAATCCTAAACGAAAAATACCTTATAGTTGGGAATTGACTGAAACTCATGATGAATATTGGATCTGTGTTAACACTCATAAAGCTAATCAAATAGTGAAAAATTCCATTGAACAGCACCAAATTAAAGAGCTACTTAACTATGAACAGATCCAATCAGAAATCAAATACGGTAATGAAAATAGTCGTATAGATCTTCGACTCATCGATGCCAAAAATAATATGTGTTATGTCGAAATAAAATCAGTAACGCTATTTAATCCAATAAACCAGTTTGGTTATTTTCCAGATAGCGTAACAACCCGAGGACAAAAACATCTGCGAGAGTTGATATGGGTAGCAAAACAAGGGAAAAGAGCAATAGTATTTTTCTTGGTATTACATTCTGGCATTAAGCAATTTTCACCAGCAATACATATTGATCCGTTGTATGCAAAATTATTGCAAGAAGCGCAGGAGAATGGAGTTGAAATACTGTGCTACAACACTAATATTTCAACTACAACAATTACTTGTAATCAACCAATTTCTATTATTTTGTAA
- the mrcB gene encoding bifunctional glycosyl transferase/transpeptidase: MNKRVKQVKPKREINIKKWLLLLLLKVLLVFIAVTTVYCIYLDQQIKERIDGKVWDLPAAVYGQIIELEPGQYRSKNEIISILNGVQYRQTLVATRPGEFVVNDDSIELYRRPFYFPDIEEPAIRAKIIFNANGIARISNIETGRNFGVLRIDPKLITMMHSADNQQRLFVPLKDFPDSLIKTLIATEDRRFYEHDGISLYSILRAIYSNFTSGRTVQGGSTLTQQLVKNLFLTNERSYIRKIREGYMAIILDSRYSKERILELYLNEVYLGQNADEEIHGFPLASLYYFGRPVNELTLDQQALLVGMVKGASVYNPWTRPNNTLERRNVVLRLITEQGIIDDELYQLLKNRPLSVLPKGGVISPQPAFMQLVRKSLREELGEQADHLSGMRIFTTFDPIAQSAAEKTVLDEMANLKALTKKDGLQTALTIVDRETGEVRALIGSAEPTYAGFNRALYGRRPIGSLAKPPTYLSALSQPEHYQLNTWLDDKPLTIKTDSRTIWQPQNFDRKYRDRVMLVDALANSLNIPSVNLGMAVGFDATEKTLLSLGVARTEIKSVPSRFLGTLELTPIETAQMYQVIGNGGKKSKLTALRYVVAENGDLIYQNYPNSRQAVSAQAAYLTTFAMQQVAQYGTSRVLNNLYPTANIAAKTGTTNDLRDSWFVGIDGKEVTVIWVGLDDHNPMKLTGSSGALKLYQGYLARHNPQPLVQNKPSNINMVAIDAQGNWLCSGGGVRMLPAWTADKALLCAGFNQVPRDQEAENDAPSWLKEMFGF; encoded by the coding sequence TTGAATAAACGAGTTAAACAAGTGAAGCCAAAACGAGAAATTAATATAAAAAAATGGCTGCTTTTACTTTTACTAAAAGTTCTATTGGTTTTTATTGCTGTTACAACAGTATATTGTATTTACTTAGATCAGCAGATAAAAGAGCGTATTGATGGTAAAGTCTGGGATTTGCCTGCGGCGGTTTATGGGCAAATTATTGAGTTAGAGCCTGGCCAATATCGTAGTAAAAATGAAATTATATCAATTTTAAACGGTGTTCAATATCGACAAACTCTGGTTGCGACAAGACCTGGTGAGTTTGTTGTTAATGATGATAGTATTGAATTATACCGTAGACCATTTTATTTTCCTGATATTGAAGAACCTGCAATTCGTGCCAAAATTATTTTTAATGCCAATGGAATAGCTCGTATCTCTAATATCGAAACTGGCCGAAATTTTGGTGTCTTGCGTATTGATCCGAAATTGATCACCATGATGCACTCGGCTGATAATCAACAGCGTCTATTCGTTCCATTAAAAGACTTTCCTGATTCTCTCATTAAAACACTCATTGCGACAGAAGATAGACGTTTCTATGAACATGATGGTATTAGTCTTTACTCTATTTTGCGTGCGATTTATAGCAATTTTACGAGTGGTCGAACCGTACAAGGGGGTAGTACTTTAACCCAGCAACTTGTTAAAAATCTGTTCCTAACCAATGAACGCTCTTATATCCGTAAAATTCGTGAAGGTTATATGGCGATTATTCTCGATTCTCGTTATAGTAAAGAGCGTATTTTAGAACTTTATCTCAATGAGGTTTATCTGGGACAAAATGCCGATGAGGAGATTCATGGTTTCCCTTTAGCGAGTCTCTATTATTTTGGTCGCCCGGTTAATGAATTAACATTAGATCAGCAAGCATTATTGGTTGGCATGGTAAAAGGGGCCTCCGTCTATAATCCATGGACAAGACCTAACAATACGTTAGAGCGCCGTAATGTGGTATTACGTTTAATCACTGAACAGGGGATTATTGATGATGAGCTTTATCAGTTACTAAAAAATCGCCCACTTTCTGTTTTACCGAAAGGCGGTGTTATTTCACCACAACCAGCGTTTATGCAATTAGTGAGAAAATCGCTTCGAGAAGAACTTGGTGAGCAAGCTGATCACTTATCAGGTATGCGAATTTTTACTACATTTGATCCGATTGCACAAAGTGCCGCAGAAAAAACGGTACTTGACGAAATGGCAAACTTAAAAGCGCTGACTAAAAAAGATGGTTTACAAACAGCCTTGACGATTGTTGATAGAGAAACCGGTGAGGTTAGAGCGTTAATAGGCAGTGCTGAACCGACTTATGCCGGATTTAACCGAGCATTGTATGGTCGTCGGCCGATTGGCTCACTGGCGAAGCCTCCTACTTACTTATCAGCGTTAAGCCAGCCAGAGCATTATCAACTTAATACTTGGCTTGATGATAAACCATTAACGATTAAAACTGACAGTAGAACTATTTGGCAGCCACAAAATTTTGATAGAAAGTATCGTGATCGCGTTATGCTTGTTGATGCGCTAGCTAATTCATTAAATATCCCATCTGTAAATTTAGGTATGGCGGTCGGTTTTGATGCAACGGAAAAAACATTACTTTCATTAGGTGTTGCGAGAACTGAAATTAAATCAGTACCATCCCGTTTTCTAGGGACCTTAGAGTTAACTCCGATTGAAACAGCACAAATGTATCAAGTGATTGGTAACGGTGGAAAAAAATCAAAATTGACAGCTTTAAGATATGTCGTAGCTGAAAATGGAGATTTAATTTATCAAAATTATCCTAATTCCCGTCAAGCAGTCTCTGCACAAGCCGCTTATTTAACGACCTTTGCGATGCAACAAGTCGCGCAATATGGAACATCGAGGGTATTAAATAACCTTTACCCAACGGCTAATATAGCTGCAAAAACTGGTACGACGAATGATCTAAGAGACAGCTGGTTTGTTGGGATCGATGGTAAAGAGGTCACCGTTATTTGGGTTGGACTTGATGACCATAATCCGATGAAGCTAACGGGATCTTCCGGTGCTTTAAAACTTTATCAAGGATATCTGGCGCGCCATAATCCTCAGCCATTAGTGCAAAATAAGCCATCAAATATCAATATGGTTGCAATTGATGCCCAAGGTAATTGGTTATGTAGTGGCGGTGGCGTGAGAATGTTACCAGCTTGGACTGCTGATAAAGCATTATTATGTGCTGGGTTTAATCAGGTGCCTCGCGATCAAGAAGCTGAAAATGATGCGCCAAGCTGGTTAAAAGAGATGTTTGGCTTTTAA
- the csdE gene encoding cysteine desulfurase sulfur acceptor subunit CsdE, whose product MLPNSTQLIALFEPLSNWQDRYRQIIQLAKLLPEFPDQLRTEENQIVGCENRVWLTCKKMDQQTFIFYGDSEGRIVKGLLTILIILANDKTAEQIIQMDLLAELRKLRITDELSDSRQLGVSNIITRINTLTQQNR is encoded by the coding sequence ATGCTACCAAATTCAACCCAACTTATCGCACTTTTTGAACCTTTATCGAATTGGCAAGATCGTTACCGCCAAATTATTCAATTAGCAAAATTGTTACCAGAGTTTCCAGATCAACTGCGAACTGAAGAGAATCAGATTGTTGGCTGCGAAAATCGAGTTTGGCTTACTTGTAAAAAGATGGATCAACAAACATTCATATTTTATGGTGATAGCGAGGGGCGTATCGTTAAAGGTCTACTCACTATTTTAATTATATTAGCCAATGATAAAACAGCAGAACAAATCATACAAATGGACTTGTTAGCTGAGCTTAGAAAGCTCAGAATTACTGATGAATTAAGTGATTCGAGACAACTTGGTGTCAGCAATATTATTACTCGAATCAATACGCTGACCCAACAAAATAGATAG
- the csdA gene encoding cysteine desulfurase CsdA, which translates to MKFQPSVFRAEFPSLQSDSIYLDSASTSLKPQVMIDATNHYYTHNTATILRSKHSTALALTEQFEQARILTAKLINAEHSHEIIWTKGATESLNLIAQSHARYLLKEDDEIIISELEHHSNLIPWLQVAQQIGVKVIKWSIEEDGSLSTDRLLTLITDKTRIITVTQMSNVTGFKPDIAKISDIAHQHNAIIVVDGAQGIVHQAIDVKKYNIDFYVFSAHKLYGPTGLGVLYGKSDLLTKMDCGQGGGKMLKSASFTGFQPADLPYKFEAGTPNIAGALGFHATLKWLFALDTEAAEAYTNKLVNDCRAKLIEAIPQLKIISVADSSILTFALPHIHHDDISILLAEQNIAIRAGELCAQPLIKALGFPGVIRASFMPYNNIDDTNHLISGLQSAIDILK; encoded by the coding sequence ATGAAATTCCAACCATCTGTATTTAGAGCTGAATTTCCTTCACTACAATCAGATAGTATCTATCTCGACTCCGCATCAACATCATTAAAACCACAAGTGATGATTGATGCGACTAACCATTATTATACCCATAATACCGCAACAATATTACGTAGCAAGCACTCAACAGCCTTAGCATTAACCGAGCAGTTTGAACAAGCTCGCATATTAACGGCTAAATTAATTAATGCTGAGCACAGCCATGAGATCATCTGGACAAAAGGGGCTACTGAATCGCTTAATTTAATTGCACAAAGCCATGCCCGCTATCTGCTTAAAGAAGATGATGAGATCATTATTAGTGAACTGGAACACCATAGCAATTTAATACCGTGGTTACAAGTTGCCCAGCAAATTGGTGTAAAAGTGATTAAGTGGTCAATCGAAGAAGATGGTTCATTATCAACTGATCGCTTACTCACTCTAATAACAGATAAAACCCGAATTATTACTGTGACGCAGATGTCAAATGTTACGGGCTTTAAACCCGATATTGCTAAAATTAGCGATATTGCCCATCAACACAATGCGATTATTGTGGTGGATGGTGCACAGGGCATCGTCCATCAAGCGATTGATGTTAAAAAGTATAATATTGATTTCTATGTATTTTCTGCTCATAAATTATATGGTCCAACTGGATTGGGTGTGTTATATGGAAAATCAGACCTATTAACAAAAATGGATTGTGGACAAGGGGGCGGTAAAATGTTGAAATCAGCTTCCTTTACTGGTTTTCAACCAGCAGATTTACCTTATAAATTTGAAGCTGGTACCCCGAATATCGCGGGAGCTCTTGGTTTTCATGCAACACTTAAGTGGTTATTTGCACTTGATACCGAAGCTGCGGAAGCTTATACCAACAAGCTTGTTAACGATTGTCGGGCAAAACTTATAGAAGCAATTCCACAGTTAAAGATAATTAGTGTAGCTGACAGCTCAATCTTAACATTTGCATTACCACACATTCACCATGATGATATTAGTATTTTGCTAGCTGAACAAAATATTGCAATACGTGCTGGCGAACTATGCGCTCAACCGTTGATTAAGGCCTTAGGCTTTCCTGGTGTGATACGTGCATCATTTATGCCTTATAATAATATCGACGATACGAATCACTTGATTTCTGGATTACAAAGCGCGATTGATATATTAAAATAA